Below is a genomic region from Ruania alba.
CGCTCGCCGTCCACCAGGCAGTAGGCGTTCAGCTCGGAGTTGCGAGCCTCGATCGCCTCGAGCGCCGCCGTGGTGGCCTCCACCGGGCTCAACTCACCCGCGCCGTAGGCGGTCACGGTCTCGACGGCGGTCATCTCGTTGGGGTTCACCGTTGGCTCCTTGAGGTGGGGACGTAGCCCAGCTGGGTGTCGACGACGTTCAACAACTCCCGATCGGACCGCCACCGGGTGAGGTTCTCGGCGAAGAGCCGATCGAGCTCGTCTCGCCAGCCTTGCACGTCTCCGGACTGATGGGCAGTGATCGAGACCCCGGGCATCGTCCACAGCGGATGATCGGAGGGCAGCGGTTCCGGATCGGTGACGTCGAGCACGGCACCGGCGATGCTGCCCTGCTCCAGGGCGGTGACCAGATCCGGGGTGTGGACCAGCTCGCCACGCCCGACGTTGATCAGCCGGGCGTGCGGCGCCATCGCGGCGAAGGCGGCGGCGTCGAACATGTGCCGGGTGGTGGGGGTCAGCGGTGCCACCGCCACGGCCCAGTCGGCTTCGGCCAGGCCGCCGTGCAAGTCGTCGGTCACGGTGCCGAAGTCCGGGTCGTCGGTGATCACCCGCCGGCCGGCGCCGCTGACTTCCATCCCGGCGGCGCGCAACAAGCGGGCGATCGAACGGCCGATCGCGCCGGTGCCCACCACCACCACGCGCTTGCCGGCTACCCGGGTGGACTCGCGGTGCCGCCAGGTGCGCCGATCCTGGTCCGCCCAGCAGGCCCGAAGATTCTTCGCCTCGGCGAGGATCTGACCCAGCACATACTCGGCGATCGCGTCGTCGAACACCCCGCGCGAGTTCGTCACCGTCACCTCGCTCGCGATCAGATCGTCGAAGAGCACCGGGTCCACTCCTGCGGCGGCCACGTGCACCCAACGCAACGCGTCCGCCGTCGGCCATGCCCCGCTGAGCGCGTGACTGAGGAAGTGGTGCAGATAGAGCACCTCCGCCCCGGGCAGCGCATCTGCCAGGTGCTCCTCGTCGGTGAACCGCACGGGCACCTGAGTGGCCAGCTCCTCGAGTGCGGGGGAGGAGGGCGGCTCGCCCTCGTGAAGGACGACGACAGCAGTGGGTTCCGACACATTGACAACGTATGAGCGGGTCGTACTATTGTCAACAATCAGAATCCGGGTCCGACGGTGCGAAAGAGGCCGGTATTGGAACTGAACGGCATCGAGTTCGACGGGCCGCTCGCCCAGCGTGGGATCGGAATCATCGCGCCGTTCGACCTGGCCCTGGAACGAGAGTTGTGGCGCTGGTGCCCGCTCGAAGTGAGCCTGCACCTCGCTCGCACCCCTTTCGAACCGGTGCCGGTGAGCCTGGAGATGGCCGCGCTCGTCTCGGACGCCGCGCACCTCAAGCGCGCCACGCGTGACGTGCTCGGGGTGGAGCCCGAGGTGGTGGCCTACCTGTGTAACTCGGGCAGTTTCATCAACGGACTGGCGTACGAGCGCAGTCTGTGCGAGGCCATCGAAGAGGCCGGTGCGCCCTCGGCGCTGACCACCTCCGGTGCCCTCGTGGAGGCGATCCGCGCCCTGAACCTGAGCAAGATCAGCGTGATCACCCCTTACGACGAGCCGCTCACGCTCCGCCTGCATGCCTTCCTGGCCGAACTGGGTGTGGAGGTGGTCCGCTCCAACCACCTCGGGCTCGGTGGCGGCATCTGGAAGGTGAACTACCGCACCGTGGCCGAGCGCATCATGGAGGCGGACGCCCCCGACGCCGAGGCCGTGTTCGTCTCCTGCACGAACCTGCCCACCTACGACGTGATCGACCCGCTCGAGCGCGCGCTTGGCAAGCCGGTCCTCACCGCCAACCAGCTCACCATGTGGGCGTGCCTGGAGCGGATGGGCCTGCCGCTGATGGGGCCGGGGCAGTGGCTACGCTCTGTCTTCGGCACCGACAGCACTGACAGCACCGGCGAGCCGGGCAAGCACCCCGCAGACACACCCGCACCAGGAGGGGAACACCCGACATGAGCCAGACCGCCGTCGGATTCATCTACCCCGACCACGCCGCCGAGGATGACTACCCCTACGCCGCTGAGCTGCTGTTTGCCTCCGGTGAGGTGCGCCTCGAGGTCACCCACATCTACGGCACCGACCTGCACGCCGTCCCTGAGCTGCTTGACCTCGGCAGCCCGGAACGGCTGGCCGCCGGCGCCGCACAGCTCGCCGGGCTGCGTCCGCAGGCCGTGGTCTGGGCCTGCACGTCCGGCAGCTTCGTCTACGGGCCCGACGGCGCACGCGAGCAGGTGCGCCGGCTCGCCGTGGCTGCTGGGGTCCCCGCCTCCAGCACTAGTTTCGCGTTCACTCGCGCCGCGCAGTCCCTCGGCCTGGAGCGGGTGGCCGTGGCAGCGAGCTACCCACAGGACGTGGCCGGCCTGTTCGCCGAGTTCCTCGGTGCTGCCGGTATCGAGGTGCTCGAGATGGCCGGTGCCGGGATCGACACCGCCGCTGAGGTGGGCACGCTGGAGCGTGAGGCGGTGCTCGACCTCGCGGCCGCGAACGATCGCCCCGAGGCCGAGGCACTGCTCATCCCAGACACCGCGATGCACACGCTGCGATGGATCCCCGACCTGGAGGAACGCCTCGGAAAACCCGTGCTGACCGCGAACCAGGTGACCATCTGGGAGGGCCTGCGACTGGTGGGCCACCGCGCCGCGCACCCGGCGCTGGGCACCCTGTTCGGAGCGTGAGCCGATGCTTCCCGACCCGTCCCCAGCCCACCGGCTCTCCACCGCGGAGCTGATCGCCGAACAGCTCCGCGCGGCCATCATGAACGGCACGCTCGCCCCGGGTGAGCAGCTCGGCGAGGCCGAGATCGCCACCCGGTTCGAGGTCTCCCGCGGCCCCGTCCGGGAGGCCCTGCAACGCCTCGTCTCGGAGGGGATCGCCCGCAGCGTGCGCCACCGCGGCATCTTCGTGCCCGAGCTCGACCTCGCCGACATGATCGACGTCTACCGGTCCCGCGCGGTGATCGAACGAGGTGCGGGCAGGATCATTCTCGACGGCGACCGCGACGCCGCGTGGCGCATGCTGGCCGAGCCAGTCGAGACGATGGCCCGCGCCGCCGAGCGCAGCGACCCGACAGGTGTCTCGAACGCCGATCAGGCCTTCCACGAAGTGTTCGTGGACGCCACCGGGAGTCCACGCCTGATCCGAGCGCTGCGCACGCTCCTGGTCGAGACCCGCATCTGCCTCGGCGAGCTGCAGACGACCTATCCGGACCTGCGCGAGCAGGTGCGCGAGCATGAACTGTGGCGTGAGACGGTCCGCACCGGCTCGCCCGAGGAGATGGACGCCGTCATCGATGCCCACCTCACCGATGCGGTACAGCGCCTCGAGGACAAGCTCGCCTGAGACGCGATCCGGGGTGCCGAACCCCTCCGCGCGCAGATCGCAGATCGTGGCGACCGAACACCAGCGACCGGCCCGGATACCGGCGCGCGTCCGGATCGAGCGACTACCCTCGGCGGTGTGAGCGAGCGCAACGATCCGGACCTCTCGACGCTTCGGCGGCACGAGGAGCGTCTCCTCGGAGGACCCGGGGTGATGACCGTGGCCGAGTTCGCCGCTGCCGCCGAAGTGCCCGAACACGTCGTGCGCAC
It encodes:
- a CDS encoding D-2-hydroxyacid dehydrogenase, whose translation is MSEPTAVVVLHEGEPPSSPALEELATQVPVRFTDEEHLADALPGAEVLYLHHFLSHALSGAWPTADALRWVHVAAAGVDPVLFDDLIASEVTVTNSRGVFDDAIAEYVLGQILAEAKNLRACWADQDRRTWRHRESTRVAGKRVVVVGTGAIGRSIARLLRAAGMEVSGAGRRVITDDPDFGTVTDDLHGGLAEADWAVAVAPLTPTTRHMFDAAAFAAMAPHARLINVGRGELVHTPDLVTALEQGSIAGAVLDVTDPEPLPSDHPLWTMPGVSITAHQSGDVQGWRDELDRLFAENLTRWRSDRELLNVVDTQLGYVPTSRSQR
- a CDS encoding maleate cis-trans isomerase family protein: MSQTAVGFIYPDHAAEDDYPYAAELLFASGEVRLEVTHIYGTDLHAVPELLDLGSPERLAAGAAQLAGLRPQAVVWACTSGSFVYGPDGAREQVRRLAVAAGVPASSTSFAFTRAAQSLGLERVAVAASYPQDVAGLFAEFLGAAGIEVLEMAGAGIDTAAEVGTLEREAVLDLAAANDRPEAEALLIPDTAMHTLRWIPDLEERLGKPVLTANQVTIWEGLRLVGHRAAHPALGTLFGA
- a CDS encoding maleate cis-trans isomerase family protein is translated as MELNGIEFDGPLAQRGIGIIAPFDLALERELWRWCPLEVSLHLARTPFEPVPVSLEMAALVSDAAHLKRATRDVLGVEPEVVAYLCNSGSFINGLAYERSLCEAIEEAGAPSALTTSGALVEAIRALNLSKISVITPYDEPLTLRLHAFLAELGVEVVRSNHLGLGGGIWKVNYRTVAERIMEADAPDAEAVFVSCTNLPTYDVIDPLERALGKPVLTANQLTMWACLERMGLPLMGPGQWLRSVFGTDSTDSTGEPGKHPADTPAPGGEHPT
- a CDS encoding GntR family transcriptional regulator; translation: MLPDPSPAHRLSTAELIAEQLRAAIMNGTLAPGEQLGEAEIATRFEVSRGPVREALQRLVSEGIARSVRHRGIFVPELDLADMIDVYRSRAVIERGAGRIILDGDRDAAWRMLAEPVETMARAAERSDPTGVSNADQAFHEVFVDATGSPRLIRALRTLLVETRICLGELQTTYPDLREQVREHELWRETVRTGSPEEMDAVIDAHLTDAVQRLEDKLA